In a genomic window of Thalassotalea piscium:
- a CDS encoding ATP-dependent DNA helicase: MQISNISFHEDVKQLTGVVTLVRHHTQDKRGISSIFLLKIAREKIVVKAEFGTITSIPQTGEIWRVTGDYFFDKEYGSQFIVDEAIKQHPSADISTDVLCDFLIYNAHFVGINSYWTKKLKVAFGEDLIAVLQSYSAKKLSNCKKLKISPVMAQNLCDGWAKAVGETELNLFFERHNLPVEYVETTRQLLGHDASSLIKKNPYLLYPITSVNAAKRTWKSLDKKLRANFDINLNDKRRAISFIESILYSSFSNNGDMALPANEVKAELNEAGIVFDLNEIEKSAFQTLCFNKQNNTIQILGHQAIEKAINTLLHKRLSMTKQLFDTNSLAFDETLSILDHNNVVLNPLQLQALGNAFNQPVSFIVGEAGTGKSLLSQIIIDICLNNGINVWKVNSVVCNGDALLPNLKGESINRFISQAKKRNLKGALSGALILIENSNSVDMLTLYKLLKVIPLNAHICFIGDKFKLPPIGPGSFFKQAVELKDEALTELIEVKGAESQSDIQRLYSSLIGGAASSVFDAIPAFDVSEEQSLSIYHTEDKYHEMLSTITTNIWFELASMLSDVPKIICSNPQLCDDINSQVQRIRFDRKKVAKLEIGESVFYAGEPIIFAKPNKFIDVSVGTLANIVEVYEKPVVAYGRDCWMKIEIGGDCIDLSIEDIESIALCYAITAHKVQGNQFNHSLVILDNFYLIDKSWLYTCINASKESMLFIGKRSQLINTVDATEFSAKRHCGVPLKLEVSDE; this comes from the coding sequence ATGCAAATAAGCAATATATCATTTCACGAAGATGTTAAGCAATTAACAGGCGTAGTCACTTTAGTTCGGCACCATACACAAGATAAACGTGGTATTTCATCTATATTTTTATTAAAGATTGCACGTGAAAAAATAGTCGTTAAGGCTGAATTCGGTACGATCACTTCAATCCCACAAACAGGGGAAATCTGGAGGGTGACTGGTGATTATTTCTTTGATAAAGAATATGGCTCACAGTTCATTGTTGATGAGGCTATAAAGCAGCACCCCAGCGCAGATATTTCAACAGATGTTCTTTGTGATTTTCTTATCTACAACGCTCATTTTGTCGGTATAAATAGCTATTGGACCAAGAAACTTAAGGTCGCTTTTGGTGAAGATTTAATTGCAGTTTTACAAAGTTACTCAGCTAAAAAGTTATCTAACTGTAAAAAGCTAAAAATCTCACCAGTTATGGCTCAAAATCTTTGTGATGGTTGGGCTAAGGCTGTTGGTGAAACTGAATTAAATCTATTTTTTGAACGACACAATTTACCAGTTGAGTATGTTGAAACGACTCGTCAGCTATTAGGACATGACGCAAGTAGCCTGATAAAAAAGAATCCATATCTGCTCTATCCTATAACCTCTGTAAATGCTGCAAAGCGGACATGGAAATCACTAGACAAAAAATTAAGAGCTAATTTTGATATCAATTTAAACGACAAGCGTAGAGCGATTTCGTTTATTGAATCAATACTGTATTCGTCATTCAGTAATAACGGTGATATGGCACTGCCTGCTAATGAAGTCAAAGCTGAGCTGAATGAGGCTGGTATTGTATTTGATTTAAATGAAATTGAAAAAAGCGCTTTTCAAACGCTTTGTTTCAACAAACAAAATAACACTATCCAAATCTTAGGTCATCAGGCGATTGAGAAGGCAATTAACACATTGCTTCACAAGCGTTTATCTATGACAAAGCAGCTATTTGATACAAATTCGTTGGCGTTTGACGAAACGTTGTCAATATTAGATCACAACAATGTTGTACTGAATCCTCTTCAGTTACAGGCATTAGGTAATGCCTTTAATCAACCAGTTTCTTTTATTGTCGGGGAAGCTGGAACAGGAAAGTCTTTGCTATCCCAGATCATCATTGATATATGCCTTAATAACGGTATTAACGTTTGGAAAGTTAACTCAGTTGTTTGTAATGGAGACGCTTTACTGCCTAATTTAAAGGGAGAGTCAATTAATCGCTTCATTTCACAGGCAAAAAAGCGAAACCTAAAAGGCGCATTGTCTGGGGCACTTATCCTGATAGAAAATTCAAATTCGGTTGATATGTTAACACTGTATAAACTTTTAAAGGTTATTCCTCTTAACGCTCACATTTGCTTTATTGGTGATAAATTTAAATTACCTCCTATAGGTCCGGGATCGTTTTTCAAACAGGCTGTTGAATTAAAAGATGAAGCCCTAACAGAGTTAATTGAAGTGAAAGGTGCCGAGTCCCAGTCTGATATCCAACGGCTGTATAGCTCTTTAATTGGTGGCGCTGCATCATCAGTATTTGATGCTATTCCTGCATTTGACGTGTCAGAAGAGCAAAGCCTAAGTATTTACCATACTGAAGATAAATATCACGAGATGCTTAGTACCATTACGACCAATATTTGGTTCGAATTGGCTTCAATGTTAAGTGATGTACCTAAGATCATTTGTTCTAACCCACAATTGTGCGATGACATAAATTCTCAGGTTCAGCGGATTCGTTTTGACCGGAAAAAAGTAGCAAAGCTAGAAATTGGTGAATCTGTTTTCTACGCAGGGGAACCTATTATTTTTGCTAAACCTAATAAATTTATTGATGTATCGGTTGGTACGTTGGCAAACATAGTAGAAGTTTACGAAAAGCCTGTCGTTGCATATGGGCGTGACTGTTGGATGAAAATAGAGATTGGCGGTGATTGTATCGATTTGTCTATAGAAGATATTGAAAGCATTGCTCTTTGTTATGCAATTACGGCGCACAAGGTTCAGGGTAATCAATTTAATCATTCCTTGGTTATTTTGGATAATTTCTATTTGATTGATAAATCATGGCTTT